A single region of the Variovorax paradoxus genome encodes:
- a CDS encoding PrsW family intramembrane metalloprotease: MNLELADQQDRAEWPVGTDSFFQPRRAAFWLLAALIVNGLFYTFNMFSVGFRVVPITALLGLLVWGIYTLVFLLVFRTLDLLEQHPPEAFFLAFAWGGLGAVYFAAPANIAIQSLCAKLVSPDFVAVWGPAIAGPITEEFLKLAGVVLLILVARNQFQTYLSVLIVGAMTGLGFQVVENLTYTVNASMHFPLENQVYPVLLNLLTRGLLSGLWSHAAYTTIASFGVAWFLLHPERPMAARIGCALLCFALAWAMHFIWNSPWLEDLFDGGYGEMAVLLVVKGIPAMIAAGLFWRVAARENGAYLHALAAYFVPERDLIRDDEWVRLGAPLSRYRVRIEMGWTFGLRARRLKTQLQREQLRLIRKAMTYGRGAQTLRHELAIRRLRAMLDPLIAPRP, from the coding sequence GTGAACCTCGAACTTGCCGACCAACAGGATCGCGCCGAATGGCCGGTGGGCACCGATTCGTTCTTCCAGCCGCGCCGTGCGGCCTTCTGGCTGCTGGCGGCGCTAATCGTCAACGGGTTGTTCTACACCTTCAACATGTTCTCGGTGGGGTTCCGGGTCGTTCCCATCACTGCGTTGCTGGGGCTGCTGGTGTGGGGTATCTACACGCTGGTTTTTCTTCTGGTGTTTCGTACGCTGGACCTGCTCGAGCAGCATCCGCCCGAGGCTTTTTTCCTCGCATTTGCGTGGGGCGGCCTGGGTGCGGTCTACTTTGCAGCGCCGGCGAACATTGCCATTCAAAGCCTGTGCGCCAAGCTGGTGTCGCCCGATTTCGTGGCGGTCTGGGGGCCAGCCATTGCGGGCCCGATCACCGAAGAGTTTTTGAAGCTCGCGGGCGTGGTGCTGCTGATTCTTGTGGCGCGCAACCAGTTCCAGACCTACCTTTCGGTGCTCATCGTGGGGGCCATGACGGGGCTGGGCTTCCAGGTGGTCGAAAACCTCACCTACACCGTCAACGCCTCCATGCATTTTCCGCTCGAGAACCAGGTGTACCCCGTGCTGCTGAACCTGCTGACGCGCGGGCTGCTGAGCGGGCTGTGGAGCCACGCGGCCTACACGACGATCGCGTCTTTCGGCGTCGCCTGGTTCCTGCTGCACCCCGAACGCCCCATGGCGGCAAGAATCGGCTGCGCCCTTCTGTGCTTTGCGCTGGCCTGGGCCATGCATTTCATCTGGAACTCGCCGTGGCTCGAAGATCTTTTCGACGGTGGCTACGGCGAGATGGCGGTGCTGCTTGTCGTCAAGGGCATTCCCGCGATGATTGCGGCCGGGCTCTTCTGGCGCGTGGCCGCCCGTGAGAACGGCGCTTACCTGCACGCCCTTGCGGCCTACTTCGTGCCCGAGCGCGATCTGATCCGTGACGACGAGTGGGTTCGCCTGGGCGCGCCTTTGTCGCGCTACAGGGTTCGCATCGAAATGGGCTGGACCTTCGGCCTGCGCGCACGGCGCCTGAAAACCCAGCTTCAGCGCGAGCAGCTGCGGCTCATTCGCAAGGCCATGACCTACGGCCGCGGGGCGCAGACGCTGCGGCACGAGTTGGCGATACGGCGGCTGCGCGCCATGCTCGATCCGCTCATCGCACCCCGACCCTGA
- a CDS encoding AraC family transcriptional regulator translates to MSDPLADIVKLLRPRAVYSKVISGAGSWAVRYSEFGEPSFCTMLEGECVLAVDGQEPLALAAGDFVLMPATPGFTMSGLEPAGPVFVDAKKVPAPTEEIRHGRREGPPDVRMLGGYFAFESPDASLLASLLPTLLHVRDIGRLSVLVQLVREESLQQKPGRDLVLERLVELLLIEALRSTPGECAPPGLLRGLADPRLSAALRHLHGDPAQSWTVADLARKAALSRSAFFERFSRAVGLPPMEYLLAWRMAIAKDLLARSDVGIAEVAERVGYGSASTFSTAFSRHVGQPPGRFARQG, encoded by the coding sequence ATGTCCGATCCGCTCGCCGACATCGTCAAGCTGCTGCGCCCGCGCGCGGTGTATTCGAAGGTCATCAGCGGCGCGGGCTCTTGGGCGGTGCGCTACTCGGAGTTCGGCGAGCCCAGCTTCTGCACCATGCTCGAGGGCGAATGCGTCCTTGCGGTAGACGGGCAAGAGCCTCTTGCCCTTGCCGCTGGCGACTTCGTCCTCATGCCGGCCACGCCGGGGTTCACCATGTCGGGCCTGGAACCGGCAGGGCCGGTGTTTGTAGACGCCAAGAAGGTGCCCGCGCCAACGGAAGAAATTCGCCACGGCAGGCGCGAAGGCCCTCCGGACGTGCGAATGCTCGGCGGCTACTTTGCCTTCGAATCGCCGGACGCATCGTTGCTGGCATCGCTGCTTCCAACGCTGCTGCACGTGCGGGACATCGGGCGCCTTTCGGTGCTGGTGCAGCTCGTGAGGGAAGAGTCGCTCCAGCAGAAACCGGGGCGCGATCTCGTCCTCGAACGCCTTGTCGAACTGCTGCTGATCGAAGCCTTGCGCTCCACGCCTGGGGAGTGCGCGCCGCCGGGGCTGCTCCGCGGGTTGGCCGACCCGCGGTTGTCGGCCGCGCTGCGGCACCTGCATGGCGATCCCGCGCAATCGTGGACGGTGGCCGATCTTGCAAGAAAGGCCGCACTGTCGCGTTCGGCATTTTTCGAGCGCTTCTCGCGCGCCGTGGGCCTGCCGCCCATGGAATACCTGCTTGCCTGGCGCATGGCGATTGCCAAAGACCTGCTGGCTCGCAGCGACGTGGGCATTGCGGAAGTTGCGGAGCGCGTGGGCTACGGCTCCGCCAGCACATTCAGCACCGCGTTCAGCCGCCATGTGGGCCAGCCGCCGGGCCGTTTTGCACGCCAGGGCTAG
- a CDS encoding SDR family oxidoreductase, whose amino-acid sequence MKTVLITGCSSGYGLETARHFHAQGWHVIATMRTPRAELMPLSERLRVLPLDVTKPESIAAAIDAAGPIDVLVNNAGLGLFGAFEATPMATVREIFETNTFGMMAMTQAVLPQFRLRKSGVVINVTSTVTLAPMPLVAAYTASKTAIEGFTESLVFELAPFNIRAKLVEPGFGPGTQFTANGTERMQGLIPEAYAPLAHSVFAELGNPTAVTTAADVAEAVWRAANDPAPTVRYPAGADAIALSGGK is encoded by the coding sequence ATGAAGACCGTCCTGATCACCGGCTGCTCGTCTGGCTACGGCCTAGAAACCGCGCGCCACTTCCACGCGCAAGGCTGGCATGTCATTGCAACCATGCGCACGCCGCGCGCCGAGCTCATGCCTCTGTCGGAACGCCTGCGCGTGCTGCCGCTCGACGTGACAAAGCCAGAGAGCATTGCCGCCGCGATTGACGCTGCGGGGCCCATCGACGTGCTGGTCAACAACGCGGGGCTGGGGCTCTTCGGGGCGTTCGAGGCAACGCCCATGGCCACCGTGCGCGAGATATTCGAAACCAACACCTTCGGCATGATGGCGATGACTCAGGCCGTGCTGCCGCAGTTCCGGCTCCGGAAGTCGGGTGTCGTCATCAACGTCACATCCACTGTCACCCTAGCGCCCATGCCCCTGGTGGCGGCGTACACCGCGAGCAAGACCGCCATCGAAGGCTTCACCGAGTCGCTGGTGTTCGAGCTCGCCCCTTTCAACATTCGCGCGAAGCTCGTCGAGCCAGGCTTTGGGCCGGGCACGCAATTCACGGCCAACGGCACGGAGCGCATGCAGGGCCTGATTCCCGAGGCGTACGCACCGTTGGCGCACAGCGTGTTCGCAGAATTGGGAAACCCGACGGCAGTGACCACCGCGGCCGATGTGGCCGAGGCGGTGTGGCGGGCAGCGAACGACCCCGCGCCGACGGTGCGGTATCCGGCCGGTGCGGATGCAATTGCGCTTTCCGGCGGCAAGTAA
- a CDS encoding extensin family protein: MNPSDDPTEPSFSSRKRWLGKAFACATLAAVLLGAWAVATGRLGIPDRFNPWAPLDVSAPPGWLTGYKLSRARSEPARCLAALAQTGMQYDLLPDRVTAPGCGFKNAVRLRSAGVRLGTAPSLSCPMALSFFMWERHALQPAAMQHFGQPVAAVEHLGSYACRNVNRGEGAVPGASRSRHATADALDVAGLTLANGRRITVLQAWPRSGSADAASTHDPAALLLRDAHRGACRFFNGVLGPDYNAAHRDHLHLETGGYDVCR, encoded by the coding sequence TTGAACCCTTCGGATGATCCGACAGAGCCGAGTTTTTCAAGCCGCAAACGCTGGCTCGGCAAGGCGTTTGCATGCGCCACCCTCGCTGCAGTTCTGCTGGGCGCATGGGCGGTCGCGACCGGCAGGCTGGGGATTCCGGACCGCTTCAATCCATGGGCGCCGCTCGACGTGAGTGCGCCGCCCGGCTGGCTGACTGGCTACAAGCTTTCGCGCGCCCGCAGCGAGCCTGCGCGCTGCCTTGCCGCGCTGGCACAAACCGGCATGCAGTACGACCTGTTGCCGGACCGGGTCACCGCGCCGGGCTGCGGCTTCAAGAACGCGGTGAGGCTGCGCTCCGCCGGCGTGCGCCTGGGCACGGCGCCTTCGCTGAGCTGCCCCATGGCGCTGTCCTTCTTCATGTGGGAGAGACACGCACTGCAACCCGCCGCCATGCAGCACTTCGGTCAGCCGGTGGCGGCGGTCGAGCACCTGGGCAGCTACGCCTGCCGCAACGTGAACCGCGGCGAAGGCGCCGTGCCGGGTGCTTCGCGCAGCCGGCATGCGACGGCCGATGCGCTCGACGTTGCCGGCCTGACGCTTGCCAACGGCCGGCGCATCACGGTGCTGCAGGCCTGGCCCCGCAGCGGGTCCGCGGATGCTGCAAGCACCCACGATCCCGCCGCCCTGCTGCTGCGCGATGCACACCGCGGCGCCTGCCGCTTCTTCAACGGCGTCCTGGGCCCCGACTACAACGCGGCCCACCGGGACCACCTTCATCTGGAAACCGGCGGGTACGACGTGTGTCGCTAA